In Acidisarcina polymorpha, the DNA window CGTGATCGCAATGGCCGCCTCGATTCCACGATATCCGAAGGTCTTGAACTGACTCGACGGCACCCAGATGATGTCACCATCGTTGAGCTTCAGATCCGCCTGTTCCCCTTTGAGGAGCTTGGCCAGGTCGAGCATATATTCCTCTCGGCCGCCCGCCACTTTGCGGATAAGCCGGGTCTTGCTAAGCGAGGCAGTCCGGTTCGGACCACCGGCCAGCGCTAACGCCTGTGCGGTCGATAGCCGTTCGTTGTTATCAACGAGAAAACCACCGGGTTTGCCGACATCGCCCACAATGTAGACGACCCCCGCCTTACCAACCACGATAGTATCTCCAGGCAGAATTTGGGGATTCTCTTGAGCGTTCAGATTGGCGGCCGTGCCTTGCAGCGGAACCAGAACCGGATGGGTTGGATCATCGCGATGGATTATTGAGACGGTCTTGCCCGCAGTAGGCGAGATGCCGCCGGCGATAGCCAACATATCCAACAGCCGGCGCTTTCCCAGGGTGGGGTAGATCCCGGGCTGCCGAATTTCGCCCGAGATCGTCGCGCCCTGCGAAGCATACTCCACAATGAACACCGTCACATGTGGCTCGAGAAGCAGGTGTTGTTTGCGGAACTGCTGCTCTAAATAGCGCGCTGCTTGATCGGCATTCAGGCCGTTTAGATCGACACGTCCGATGACCGGCATATTGGCGGAACCATCCTGGGCGACGCGGACGTGGCTCGAGAGCTCCGGGGTGTCGAAGACCACGACGTCGAGCAGGTCGCCCGGTCCGATGTTGATGGCGGCCGGCTGGGGATTCGATGGTTGGGCGTCGGGGACATTCGGGGGTGTACTAGTTTCCTGTCCCTGCGCAGATGCGAGGAGCAAGCAGGCAGCGCATGAGATTGCAGCTGCCGTGGGATAGGGGAGCAGCCAGCTGCACTCAGACCGGAATGGCGAGCGCATACGCAAGAGCTTACTTTTCCGCATCCGTTTCCCCATAACCGCCCCCGTAGTTGGTGGCGTAATCGTATCCGTACTGCTTGGAATAGGTGTAAT includes these proteins:
- a CDS encoding polysaccharide biosynthesis/export family protein; the encoded protein is MLLASAQGQETSTPPNVPDAQPSNPQPAAINIGPGDLLDVVVFDTPELSSHVRVAQDGSANMPVIGRVDLNGLNADQAARYLEQQFRKQHLLLEPHVTVFIVEYASQGATISGEIRQPGIYPTLGKRRLLDMLAIAGGISPTAGKTVSIIHRDDPTHPVLVPLQGTAANLNAQENPQILPGDTIVVGKAGVVYIVGDVGKPGGFLVDNNERLSTAQALALAGGPNRTASLSKTRLIRKVAGGREEYMLDLAKLLKGEQADLKLNDGDIIWVPSSQFKTFGYRGIEAAIAITSGLIIYRN